The proteins below come from a single Burkholderia sp. FERM BP-3421 genomic window:
- a CDS encoding Lrp/AsnC family transcriptional regulator yields MHAITLDATDCRILAVLQQEGRISNLDLAERIALSPSACLRRMRLLEEQGVIECYRACLSREKLGFELEAFVQVSMRNDQTHWHERFAEALREWPEVVGAFVVTGESHYLLRVLAHNLKHYSDFVLNHLYKAPGVMDIRSNIVLQTLKDEAGPPVALARTGALKVL; encoded by the coding sequence ATGCATGCGATTACGCTCGACGCCACCGATTGCCGTATTCTGGCCGTACTTCAGCAAGAGGGACGGATCAGCAACCTGGACCTGGCCGAGCGCATTGCGCTCTCGCCGTCCGCCTGTCTGCGCCGAATGCGCCTGCTGGAAGAACAGGGCGTGATCGAGTGCTACCGCGCGTGCCTGAGCCGCGAGAAACTGGGCTTCGAGCTGGAGGCGTTCGTGCAGGTATCGATGCGCAACGACCAGACGCACTGGCACGAGCGTTTCGCGGAGGCGCTGCGGGAATGGCCGGAGGTGGTGGGCGCGTTCGTCGTGACGGGCGAGAGCCACTATCTGCTGCGCGTGCTCGCGCACAATCTGAAGCACTACTCGGACTTCGTGCTGAACCACCTGTACAAGGCGCCGGGCGTGATGGACATCCGCTCGAACATCGTGCTGCAGACCTTGAAGGACGAAGCGGGCCCGCCGGTGGCGCTGGCCCGCACCGGCGCGCTCAAAGTGCTGTGA
- the kynU gene encoding kynureninase — MHSREDALALDRDDPLAPLRDQFALPDGVLYLDGNSLGAQPRAAAARAQQVIGEEWGAGLIRSWNTAGWFALPRRLGDRLAPLVGAGRDEIVITDTISINLYKLLAAMLRHQGRQAPERRVIVSERSNFPTDLYIAQGLIAQLGGGYTLRLIDDPADLPAALGDDTAVAMLTHVNYRTGYMHDMTAVTHTVRQAGALMLWDLAHSAGAVPVDLNGAGADGAVGCTYKYLNGGPGAPAFVWVPARRQADYEQPLSGWWGHRAPFAMTPAFEPDPGIAKFLCGTQPIVSMSMVECGLDVFAQTDMAALRRKSLALSDAFIALVEQRCEGQALKLVTPRAHHQRGSQASVEHPHGYEVMQALIARGVIGDYREPRILRFGFTPLYTRFVDVWDAVETLRDVLVSQAWRAPEFAARATVT, encoded by the coding sequence ATCCATTCCCGTGAAGACGCCCTCGCGCTCGACCGCGACGACCCGCTCGCGCCGTTGCGCGACCAGTTCGCGCTGCCCGACGGCGTGCTCTATCTCGACGGCAATTCGCTCGGCGCGCAGCCGCGCGCGGCGGCCGCGCGCGCGCAGCAGGTGATCGGCGAGGAATGGGGCGCCGGTCTGATCCGCAGCTGGAACACCGCGGGCTGGTTCGCGCTGCCGCGCCGTCTCGGCGACCGGCTCGCGCCGCTCGTCGGCGCGGGCCGCGACGAGATCGTGATCACCGACACCATCTCGATCAATCTCTACAAGCTGCTCGCCGCGATGCTGCGCCACCAGGGCCGGCAGGCGCCCGAGCGCCGCGTGATCGTATCGGAGCGCTCCAATTTCCCGACCGACCTGTACATCGCGCAAGGCCTGATCGCCCAGCTCGGCGGCGGCTACACGCTGCGGCTCATCGACGACCCGGCCGACCTGCCCGCCGCGCTCGGCGACGACACCGCGGTCGCGATGCTCACGCACGTGAACTACCGCACCGGCTACATGCACGACATGACGGCGGTCACGCACACGGTCCGGCAGGCGGGCGCGCTGATGCTGTGGGATCTCGCGCACTCGGCAGGCGCGGTGCCGGTCGACCTGAACGGCGCGGGCGCGGACGGCGCGGTCGGCTGCACCTACAAATACCTGAACGGCGGCCCCGGCGCGCCCGCCTTCGTGTGGGTGCCGGCACGCCGCCAGGCCGACTACGAGCAACCGCTGTCGGGCTGGTGGGGACACCGCGCGCCGTTCGCGATGACCCCCGCGTTCGAGCCCGATCCGGGCATCGCGAAATTCCTGTGCGGCACCCAGCCGATCGTGTCGATGTCGATGGTCGAATGCGGTCTCGACGTGTTCGCGCAAACCGACATGGCCGCGCTGCGCCGCAAGTCGCTCGCGTTGTCCGACGCGTTCATCGCGCTCGTCGAGCAGCGCTGCGAGGGGCAGGCGCTGAAGCTCGTCACGCCGCGCGCGCATCATCAGCGCGGCTCGCAGGCAAGCGTCGAGCACCCGCACGGCTACGAGGTGATGCAGGCGCTGATCGCGCGCGGCGTGATCGGCGACTATCGCGAACCGCGCATCCTGCGCTTCGGCTTCACGCCGCTCTATACGCGCTTCGTCGACGTGTGGGATGCGGTCGAGACGCTGCGCGACGTACTGGTCTCGCAAGCGTGGCGCGCGCCCGAATTCGCCGCGCGCGCGACGGTGACCTGA
- the msrA gene encoding peptide-methionine (S)-S-oxide reductase MsrA: MNQAASEVATLGGGCFWCTEAVFLDIDGVTAVESGYAGGHTRAPGYRDVCEGDTGHAEVVKVTFDPARISYREVVEIFFATHDPTQLNRQGNDTGTQYRSVVFTHSDAQRDTARQVIDELTREQVFGAPIVTQVVPLDDDNYWPAEAYHQNYYARNPEQGYCAAVIGPKVAKFRQKFAHRLKSRHG, from the coding sequence ATGAATCAAGCTGCAAGCGAAGTCGCCACGCTCGGCGGCGGCTGTTTCTGGTGCACGGAGGCGGTGTTCCTGGACATCGACGGCGTGACGGCCGTGGAATCCGGCTATGCGGGCGGCCATACGCGCGCGCCGGGCTATCGCGACGTGTGCGAGGGCGACACGGGCCATGCCGAGGTGGTCAAGGTCACGTTCGATCCGGCGCGCATCAGCTATCGCGAGGTCGTCGAGATCTTCTTCGCGACCCACGATCCGACCCAGTTGAACCGGCAGGGCAACGACACCGGCACGCAGTATCGCTCGGTCGTGTTCACGCACTCGGACGCGCAGCGCGACACCGCGCGGCAGGTGATCGACGAGCTGACGCGCGAGCAGGTGTTCGGCGCGCCGATCGTCACCCAGGTCGTGCCGCTCGACGACGACAACTACTGGCCCGCCGAGGCGTATCACCAGAACTATTACGCGCGCAATCCGGAGCAGGGCTACTGCGCGGCCGTGATCGGCCCGAAGGTCGCGAAGTTCCGGCAGAAGTTCGCGCACCGGCTGAAGTCGCGGCACGGGTAA
- the kynB gene encoding arylformamidase translates to MDTLWDISPPIDPATPVWPGDTPVSIERVWRMEAGSPVNVGRFTLSPHTGAHADAPLHYDAAGAPIGAVPLDAYLGPCRVIHCLDAAPAVRPDALRAALAGAPPRVLLRTCHEAAQRHWDSAFCAVAPQTIDLLAEHGVRLIGIDTPSLDPQESKTMDAHHRIRTHRMAILEGLVLDAVPPGDYELIALPLKLATLDASPVRAVLRALPAPR, encoded by the coding sequence ATGGACACGCTCTGGGACATTTCACCGCCGATCGACCCCGCCACGCCGGTCTGGCCCGGCGACACGCCGGTCTCGATCGAACGCGTGTGGCGCATGGAGGCGGGCTCGCCCGTCAACGTCGGCCGGTTCACGCTGTCGCCGCACACGGGCGCGCACGCCGACGCGCCGCTCCACTACGACGCGGCCGGCGCGCCGATCGGCGCGGTGCCGCTCGATGCCTACCTCGGGCCGTGCCGCGTGATCCACTGCCTCGACGCCGCGCCCGCGGTGCGCCCGGACGCCCTGCGCGCGGCGCTCGCCGGCGCGCCGCCGCGCGTGCTGCTGCGCACCTGCCACGAGGCGGCGCAACGCCACTGGGACAGCGCGTTCTGCGCCGTCGCGCCGCAGACCATCGACCTGCTCGCCGAGCACGGCGTGCGCCTGATCGGCATCGACACGCCGTCGCTCGACCCGCAGGAATCGAAGACCATGGACGCGCACCACCGCATCCGCACGCATCGAATGGCGATCCTCGAAGGCCTCGTGCTCGACGCCGTGCCGCCCGGCGACTATGAACTGATCGCGCTGCCGCTCAAGCTCGCGACGCTCGACGCGAGCCCCGTGCGCGCCGTGCTGCGCGCGCTGCCGGCCCCGCGCTGA
- a CDS encoding flavin reductase family protein: MKQAVPPNFDVAAFRHALGQFATGVTVITTRAPSGQLIGITASSFNSVSLDPPLVLWSLALKSASLPVFRGNSHYVVNVLAASQLDLCRRFATVKGDRFEGVSHAAGDSGMPVLDGALAWFECHNRSRYDEGDHVIFVGEVERCGVHPDAAALAPLVFQSGGFHALTAL; the protein is encoded by the coding sequence ATGAAGCAGGCCGTTCCGCCCAATTTCGACGTCGCCGCGTTCCGTCACGCGCTCGGCCAGTTCGCGACCGGCGTGACCGTGATCACGACGCGCGCGCCGTCCGGCCAGCTGATCGGCATCACCGCGAGTTCGTTCAACTCGGTCTCGCTCGATCCGCCGCTCGTGCTGTGGAGCCTCGCGCTCAAATCGGCGTCGCTGCCGGTGTTCCGCGGCAACAGCCATTATGTCGTCAACGTGCTGGCCGCGTCGCAGCTCGATCTGTGCCGGCGCTTCGCGACCGTCAAGGGCGACCGCTTCGAGGGCGTGTCGCACGCGGCGGGCGACTCCGGCATGCCGGTGCTCGACGGCGCGCTCGCCTGGTTCGAGTGCCACAACCGCAGCCGCTACGACGAGGGCGACCACGTGATCTTCGTCGGCGAGGTCGAGCGCTGCGGCGTGCACCCCGACGCCGCAGCGCTCGCGCCGCTCGTGTTCCAGAGCGGCGGCTTCCACGCGCTCACAGCACTTTGA